Proteins from a genomic interval of Lolium perenne isolate Kyuss_39 chromosome 1, Kyuss_2.0, whole genome shotgun sequence:
- the LOC127345533 gene encoding UDP-glycosyltransferase 86A1 isoform X2 produces the protein MAQEGAGGKGKPHAVVVVYPLQGHVIPVTHLALRLAARGFAVTVVNTEAVHDQTARALGVDPARYDVFADARASASPETMDVRYELVSDGLPVGFDRSLHHDEFMGALLKAFSGNVEEVLRRVVVDPAATCLVTDTFFVWPATLARKLGITYVSFWTEPALIFNLYYHVHLLTKNGHFGCDEPRKDTITYIPGVPAIEPHELMSYLQETDTTSVVHRIIFKAFEEARGADYVLCNTVEELEPSTIAALRAEKPFYAVGPIFPAGFARSAVATSMWAESDCSSWLDAQPAGSVLYISFGSYAHVTKQELHEIAGGVLASGARFLWVMRPDIVSSDDPDPLPEGFAAASVGRGLVVPWCCQVEVLSHASVGGFLTHCGWNSVLESVWAGVPMLCFPLLTDQFTNRRLVVREWRVGVPIGDRGTVFTDEVRMRIEGVMSGKEGEELRQAVKKVRATLEAAAAPDGSSQRSFNEFIEELTRRCGGR, from the exons ATGGCGCAAGAGGGGGCCGGCGGCAAGGGCAAGCCGcacgcggtggtggtggtgtaccCGCTGCAGGGCCACGTCATCCCCGTTACGCACCTGGCGCTGCGGCTGGCGGCGCGGGGCTTCGCCGTGACGGTCGTCAACACGGAGGCTGTGCACGACCAGACAGCGCGCGCGCTCGGCGTCGACCCGGCCAGGTACGACGTCTTCGCCGACGCGCGCGCGTCGGCCTCGCCGGAGACAATGGACGTGCGGTACGAGCTGGTGAGCGACGGCCTCCCCGTGGGGTTCGACCGGTCGCTGCACCACGACGAGTTTATGGGCGCGCTGCTCAAAGCCTTCTCCGGGAACGTCGAGGAGGTGCTCCGCCGCGTCGTCGTGGACCCGGCCGCGACGTGCCTTGTCACAGACACTTTCTTCGTGTGGCCTGCCACCCTGGCTAGGAAGCTCGGGATCACGTACGTGTCCTTCTGGACGGAGCCCGCACTCATCTTCAACCTCTACTACCACGTCCACCTGCTCACCAAGAACGGCCACTTCGGATGCGACG AGCCTCGGAAGGACACGATCACGTACATCCCAGGCGTGCCGGCGATCGAGCCGCACGAGCTCATGTCGTACCTCCAGGAGACGGACACCACCAGCGTGGTGCACCGCATCATCTTCAAGGCGTTCGAGGAGGCACGCGGCGCCGACTACGTCCTCTGCAACACCGTGGAGGAGCTGGAGCCGTCCACCATCGCTGCGCTCCGTGCCGAGAAGCCCTTCTATGCCGTTGGTCCCATCTTCCCCGCCGGATTCGCCCGCAGCGCCGTCGCCACCTCCATGTGGGCCGAGTCCGACTGCTCCAGCTGGCTGGACGCGCAGCCGGCGGGTTCCGTGCTCTACATATCCTTCGGCAGCTACGCACATGTCACCAAGCAAGAGCTTCACGAGATTGCGGGGGGCGTCCTGGCGAGCGGCGCGAGGTTCCTGTGGGTGATGCGGCCGGACATCGTGAGCTCTGACGACCCTGACCCGCTGCCGGAGGGGTTCGCGGCGGCGTCCGTTGGGCGCGGGCTGGTCGTGCCGTGGTGCTGCCAGGTGGAGGTGCTCTCCCACGCCTCGGTGGGCGGCTTCCTGACACACTGCGGGTGGAACTCCGTGCTGGAGAGCGTGTGGGCGGGCGTTCCCATGCTGTGCTTCCCGCTCCTCACCGACCAGTTCACCAATCGCCGGCTGGTCGTGCGCGAGTGGCGGGTCGGCGTGCCCATCGGTGATCGTGGCACGGTGTTCACAGACGAGGTGAGGATGAGGATCGAGGGGGTCATGTCCGGGAAGGAGGGAGAGGAGCTCCGGCAGGCGGTGAAGAAGGTCAGGGCGACGCTCGAGGCTGCCGCGGCGCCCGATGGGTCGTCACAGCGGAGCTTCAACGAGTTCATCGAAGAGCTAACGCGCCGTTGTGGCGGGCGCTGA